The Schizosaccharomyces pombe strain 972h- genome assembly, chromosome: I genome contains a region encoding:
- a CDS encoding uncharacterized protein (Schizosaccharomyces pombe specific protein), whose protein sequence is MTALMNHIYIDNPLISNSTNNVTHELLIDLHELYNDGEISRIVLLRTLVTQSADDATWIINLTDDVLNGLPLLKKRDRYTTQCHSTNMASTYDCDTGANAVGARGGATLAADYRGDWGGGVMLYKPLVVKACLTEI, encoded by the coding sequence ATGACTGCATTAATGAACCATATATATATCGATAATCCGCTTATAAGCAATTCAACTAATAACGTTACTCACGAGTTATTGATTGATCTCCATGAACTTTATAATGACGGAGAGATTTCCAGGATAGTTCTACTCAGAACTTTGGTAACTCAATCTGCGGATGATGCTACATGGATAATCAACTTGACAGATGATGTGCTTAATGGATTACCACTGCTGAAGAAGCGAGACCGATACACCACACAATGTCATAGTACAAATATGGCAAGCACATATGACTGTGACACTGGAGCCAATGCTGTTGGAGCCCGAGGTGGAGCCACGTTAGCAGCCGACTATAGAGGTGATTGGGGGGGGGGGGTAATGTTATACAAACCTTTGGTAGTAAAAGCGTGTCTTACTGAGATCTAG